The genomic region GGGACACGACCCGCGCGGTCCCGGTGCCGGGCTGGTACTACCCGGTCCTCGGGCTGCTCGTCGCCCCCTACGGCCTCCTCTTCGTCCTGCCCGACACCGGTGTGTGGAACGTCGTGTACTTCGCGGGGATCACCGCGTTCCTCGCGGGCACCCTCCTGCTCATGCACCACGGAGTGAAGCGGATGGGCGTGCTGCGCTGGCTGACCTTCCAGGAGCTGCGCCCGCTGATGATCGCCGCACTCGTCCCCATCACCGCCGCGGTCGCGCTCTTCGCCGTGTCCGGGGACCGTTGGGTCTGGCCCGGGCTCACCGTCGCCCTCGGGGCCCTCATCGCCCTCTTCGGCCCCTACCACCGCCGCACCGGCCCGTACTACCGACGGGGCGGAGAGCGTTGAGCACCACGACCGACCCCGCCGACGGCTTCGACACGACCATCCACGCCCCGCTGCGGCTCAAGGTCTGCGCGATGCTGAGCGCGGCCGACCAGGTCGAGTTCGGCACCGCGCAGGAGCAGCTCCAGGTGAGCGCCTCGGTCCTGAGCAAGCACGTCGGCGTCCTCATGGACAAGGGCTACCTCCGGCAGAGCCGGGCCACCCGCGAACGCCGCCGGCGCGTCTGGCTGTCCCTGACCGAGCAGGGCCGGTCCGCCTACGAGGCGCACGTGGCCGCGCTGCGCGCGATCGTCGAGGGCTGAACACGGCCGAGCCCCCTGCCGGACGTCCGGGAGGGGGCTCGGTGCGCGTGCGGGTGCGGGTGCGGGTGCGGACTACTCGCCCGACTCCAGCTTCGCGATGCGGTTGTCGTACATCTTGATGAACTCGGGGCGGCCCTGGTGGGCGACCTCGTAGGCGCGCAGGTCGCGGACCTGCTCGATGGTGAGCTTGCGCAGTCGGGCGCGGATCGACGGCAGGGTGAGCTCGTCGTAGGTGGGCACGGCCAGGTCCTCGACCGCGGGGGCGGCGCCCCTGCGCACCTTCTCGAGCACCTCGTCGCTGGCCACCTCGGTGTGGGCCTCGGCGACGGCGAGCTCCTCGGCGATCGCCGCGCCGTCCTTCTCGACGTCGACCGCGGGGGCGGGCTTGGCGGGCTCCGGCTCGGCCGCGGCCTTCGCGGCCTCCTCCGGCGCCTCGACGACCTCCGCGGCCTCGACCGCCTCGGGGTTCGCGGCGGGCGCCTCGTCTGCGCCGGATCCGGTGGAGGACTCCTCGGTGGAAGCCCCCTCGGCGGAGGTGTCCTCGGCGCTCTCGGCCTTCTCCTGCTCGGCCTTCTTCTCCTCGACCGCCGGCTCCGCGGCGGCGTCGGTGGCCTCGGTGGCCTCGTCCTTCTTCTCGGCCTGCTCGGCGTCCTTCGCCTCGGCCGACGCGGTGGGGGCCTCGTCGGTGGTCTCGGCGGGGGACTCGACCGTCTCGGCCGCCGTGGTCGTGGACGCGGTGTCCTCGTCCTTCGTGGCGGAAACGGTGGCGGTGACCGGCTCCTTTCGGCCGAAGATGCCCTGGACCAGGGTCTTCAGCTTCGTGGCGATCGTCGGGTTCGACATAGGACGGGGGCTCCTGATGATCTCGGCGGTTGGGCCAGCGGCGCGCGTCCAGCAAACCAGGCAAGGCCGAGTTGAGGGCGAACCGCCTATAACAGATGTGATGGTGAACCAGGATAGAGGAGGGAGGAACACCATGAGCGGGGGATAAGTGAACGATTTCGCCACGTCGAAGCGGAAACGCATACGCTCCGTCACAGTACCGTGACCAACACCGCCGAACCGCCGGGTATGCCCACTTCAATGCGCTTGCCCACACTCGGACACCGGACCGTTCATCGCACCTAGGATGTAACACATGACTGCGACGACGACTGCGACGAATCAACGCCGTGTGCTACTCGCCAACCCCCGGGGCTACTGCGCCGGTGTCGACCGTGCGGTCATCACCGTCGAGAAGGCCCTGGAGCAGTACGGCGCGCCCATCTACGTGCGCAAACAGATCGTGCACAACACCCACGTGGTGCGCACCCTGGAGGAACGCGGTGCGATCTTCGTCGAGGAGACCGAGGAGGTGCCCGAGGGCGCCATCGTCGTCTTCTCCGCGCACGGGGTCTCCCCGGCCGTGCACGAACAGGCCGAACGGCGACAGCTCAAGACCATCGACGCCACCTGCCCGCTCGTGACCAAGGTGCACAAGGAAGCCAAGCGCTTCGCCTCGGAGGACCGCGACATCATCCTCATCGGCCACATCGGCCACGAGGAGGTCGAGGGCACCAGCGGCGAGGCCCCCGAGCACATCCAGATCGTCGAGAGCCCCGACGAAGTGCACAAGGTCGAGGTCCGCGACCCCGACAACGTCTCGTGGCTCTCCCAGACCACGCTCTCGGTGGACGAGACCACCCAGACCGTCGACGCCCTGCGCCAGAAGTTCCCGAACCTGCTCGACCCGCCCAGCGACGACATCTGCTACGCCACGTCCAACCGCCAGGACGCCGTGAAGGCGATGGCACCGGAGTGCGAGCTGGTCATCGTGGTCGGCTCGGACAACTCCTCCAACTCCGTCCGGCTGGTGGAGGTCGCGCTGGACGCCGGCGCCGACGCCGCCCACCTGATCGACAACGCCTCCCTCATGGAGGACGCTTGGTTGGAGGGCGTGACCACGGTCGGCGTGACCAGCGGCGCGTCCGTGCCGGACATCCTGGTCCGCGAGCTCCTCGACAAGCTGGCCTCGCACGGATACGGCTCCGTCAGCCCGGTCACCACCGCCGACGAGACCCTGACCTTCTCGCTCCCCAAGGAACTGCGCCGGGACCTGCGCGCGGAGTAGCGCCCCGGTACACACGAAGGGACCCGCGCCGAGCGCGGGTCCCTCTCTCGTGTCCGCCGCGGCGCACGGCGGCGGCCGCTCAGGACGGCGGGCGGACCGGCACGGTCACTCGGTCCCCGCCGCGTCCGTCTCCAGGCCCCCGGCCAGGTGGGCGAGCTCGTCCACGTCGGCGCTGCCGGCCACCACCAGGGTCATGTCGTCCCCCTGCAGCACCAGGGCGCCCCAGTCCTCGGACTCGTAGTGCTCCCACTCCCGGCCGCCCACGGCGACCGTACCGACCGGCTCGGCGTCCTCGACGCTCTCGGAGACCACGGAGGCCGGGTCGTCGTCGCTCTGGATGAGCCGGGCGTGGCTGTCGGCGGCCGTGGCGAAGCCCACGCTCCACTCCACGGGACCGGTCACGTCGAGGGTGGAGCTGGTGGGCGTCCACCCCTGTTCGACGAGGTCCTCGGCGGGCACCGTCACCGGATAGTCCGCGGCCTCGCGCAGGACGTCGACGTCGGGACGGTAGTCCACGGAGGGGATGTGCTCGCCACGGCGCGTGGAGACCACGAACGCCATGGCCAGCAGGATCGCGACGAGGATCCCGAGGGAGATGGCGTAGTTCTTGAAGGTGGCGTTGGACCGGCTGTACTCACTCATGACAGCTCCCAGCTTGCCCCAGGCCCGCGACCCCTCTGATCCGGGGTGCCGCTAGGGCGTGTTCCGTGGATGCCGCCCGTCGCGAGCGGCGTTCCAGTGGTGCTCTCGCAAGGCCGAAGAAGGAGCCGTCCCGGTTTGGCCGTTGACTGATGAGAACGAAGCGAGAGCGCCGCTGGGGCGTCGCGCAGCAGGGTGGGTATCCGCGGAACACGCCCTGGGGCGGGTGCCGGCGGCGCCGGGGGCGGTCAGGACCGGCGCTCGAACTGGGAGAGCAGCGCCGTGATGTCGTCGGCGAGCTTTCGCGCGTCGGCGTCGTCGCGCCGCACCACCTCGGCGACGGCCAGGAGCATGGCCCCGCTCACCACGATGAGCAGCGCCTCGTCCACGGGTTCGTCGGCCTTGCGGAACAGGGCCACGTTGCGGTCGCTCCACTGGGTGAGCCGGGCGCGGAGCTGGTAGTCGAATCCGGGAGGGCCGTCGCCGCTGAAGAACAGCCGCGCGGTGTCGCGCTCCTCGATGCTGCCGAGCAGGTACGCGCGGGCGGCGATGTTCATCAGCCGTGTGGGATCACTCTCACCCTCGGCCCGGGCGTCCACCACCGCCTGGTGGGTGCGCTCCTGCTGGCGCTGCTGGAACTCCTCGTACAGCGCGAGGTAGAGGTCGGCCTTGCCGGTGAAGTGGTGGTACAGGCTGCCGACGCTCGCGCCGGCGACGGAGACGACCTCGCTCACGCCGGCCTTGGCGAAGCCCACGGTGCGGAACACCTGGGCCGCCGCCCTGAGCAGAGCACTGCGTGTGGCGGCTCCGCGCGGCGAGACCCGCACGGCCTTCTCCGGCCTGTCCGTCTTGTCCACTGTCACGCCCTCACTCCGGTCCGGGTCAGGCCAGCGTAGACGGTCACCGCCACCGCGCGCCCGTCGCGGGTGGCGCCCGCCGGCGACGGGCGGTGTGACACCCCGAACGACCCGTGACAGTCGGGGAACACGTCGGGTGACTACCCTAAGACGTGTATCCCCGCCCTGATCCCTGATGGAAGGTGTCACCTCCATGTCGCAGTCCGCGAGCTCCACCGCGCAGTCCTCGGTGCCCGACAGAAACCTCGCGTTGGAGCTGGTCCGCGTCACCGAGACCGCAGCACTCGCGGCGGCCCGCTGGGTCGGCAAGGGCGACAAGATCGGTGCCGACGGGGCGGCCGTGCGCGGCATGCGGCACATGATCAGCACCGTGTCCATGAACGGCACCGTGGTGATCGGTGAGGGCGAGAAGGACAACGCCCCGATGCTCTACAACGGGGAGAACGTGGGCGACGGCGGAGGCCAGGGCTGGGACGTGGCCGTCGACCCCATCGACGGCACCACGCTGACCGCCATGGGCATGCCCAACGCGATCGCCGTCATCGCGATGAGCCCGCGCAACACGATGTTCGACCCCTCCGCGGTCTTCTACATGGAGAAGCTGGCCGCGGGCCCCGAGGCCGCCGACGTCGTGGACATCGCCGCGCCGGTCGCCGACAACATCCGGGCGGTGGCCCGCGCCAAGGGCAAGTCCCCGCAGGACGTCACGGTCGTCATCCTGGACCGGCCCCGCCACAAGCAGCTCGTGCAGGACGTGCGCGACGCGGGCGCCCGGATCAAGTTCATCAGTGACGGCGACGTGGCGGGCGCGATCATGGCGGCCCGCGCGGGCACGGGTGTCGACCTGCTGCTCGGCATCGGCGGCACCCCCGAGGGCATCATCACCGCCTGCGCGATGAAGTGCCTGGGCGGCGTCATCCAGGGGCGGCTGTGGCCCAAGGACGAGGACGAGCGCGCCAAGGCCCTCGCGGCCGGCCACGACCTGGGGCGCGTGCTGCACACCGACGACCTCGTCTCCTCCGACGACGTCTTCTTCGCCGCGACCGGCATCACCGACGGCGAGCTGGTCGGCGGCGTGCGCTACGAGGCGTCGCGGGTCATCACCGACTCCCTGGTCATGCGCGGGCGCAGCGGCACCGTCCGCGAGGTGCGCAGCGAGCACCGCCTGAGCAAGCTGGCGGCCTACAGCGGCGTGGACCTGACCTCCGCGCCCTGACCCCGCGCCCCGGTCGACGTGTCGGCCCGGACGGACCCCGGCGTCCGTCCGGGCCGACATGGTCCGACCCGTGCCGTACCGTGCCGGGGCGTGGTCCGGCCGGCCGTTCCTCCGGTCCGCCCGTTCCTGGCACACGAACGGCTCCGGATGCGAACCGCACCGGGGTGACCCTGCATCAGAACCCACGTCGATCCCGCGCTCACGCGCACTGTCATTCCCCGTCGGAGGCATGATGTCCTACCCAGATCCCCCACAGCAGCCCCAGTGGCAGCCTCAGCAGCCCGGGCAGCCTGGGCAGGGCTACCCCCCTCAGTACGGCGCCGCCCCAGGCCAGCCGTACCCCCAGCAGCCCCAACAGCCCCAACAGCCGCCGTACCCGCAGCACGGCGCCCCCGGTGGCGGCATGCCCGGCGGCGGCGTGCCGGGGGGCGGAGCGCCCGGCGGCCCGCCCTACGGCGGCCAGTACTCGGGCGGCCAGGTGCCGCCCTCCGGCGGCGGTCGCCGCAACCGCTGGCTCATCCCGACCGCCGCGGGTGTGGCCGTCGTGGTCATGGCGGGCACCGTCTGGGCGACGGTGTCGCTGGTGGACTTCGGCGGGCCGCAGCCCGAGACCGTCCTGCCCGGCAACTCGGTCGCGTTCGGCAAGATGGACCTGGCCATCGACGGCTCCCAGGCCATCGACCTGCTCCAGTTCGTGGACCGGCTGCCAGAGGAGATGCTGGAGGAGATCGGCGAGCCCGAGGAGGACACCACCTCGATGCTCGCCGAGGGCTTCGTCGAGGCCTTCCCCGAGGCCGACCAGGCCGAGGTGGAGGAGTGGATCGGCCAGGGCGTCGGCGGCTCGGTGTGGCCGACCGACGACGAGGAGGCGTCCGAGGGCGCGGGCGTCAGCGGGGCCATCGCGCTGTCGGTGACCGACGAGGCGCTCGCCGAGGAACAGCTCACCTCCCTCGCCGACGAGCGCGACGACCTCGCCTTCGAGGTCGTGGAGGACTTCGCGCTGCTGTCCTTCAACGAGGCCGCGATCGCCGACCTGAACCGCCAGGTGGAGGCGAACGGCACCCTGGACGGCAACGAGACCTTCTCCAGTGACCTGTCCGACGTGCCCGGCGGCAGCATCGCGGTCGGCTGGACGGACCTGGGCGGCCTGATGGCGGTCGAGGAGTTCGCGCAGGAGGTCGAGTCCGAACTCCCCGCCGAGACGGCGCTGTCGGGTCGCGCGACCGCGTCCATGCGGGTCGACGGCGACTACCTCGAGGCACGGATGGACGTGTTCGCCTTCGAGGTCGACCAGACGGACCTGACCTGGCTCTCGGAGTCCCCGGGGGCGAGCGTGGCCGCCATGGGCGACCTGCCCGAGAACACCGTCGTGGCGGTCGGCGGCACCGGGCTGGACCAGGCCTTCACCAGCGCCTACGAGCAGGGCATCCCCCTCCTCGGCAGCGGTGAGCAGACCGAGATGGAGCGGAACCTCAACTCCATCGGCGTGCCGCTGCCGGACAGCTTCGGCGGCCTGCTGGGCACGTCCACGGCGTTCGGCGCCACCAACCTGGACTTCTCCTCCGGCGACACCGACGACGCCGTCTTCGAGTACCGCGCGGTCGGCGGCGACGAGCAGGTGCTGAACAGCCTCGTCGAGGGGATGGCCGGGCCCTACGCCTCCTCCGTTCCCCAGGTCAGCGCCGACGGCGACACCGTGGTCGTCTCGAACGGCTCGGGCGGCGGCCGTCTGGCCGACGACGAGGTGTTCCAGCAGACCATGCAGGAGATGGACGACGCCGTGATGGCCGGATACGTCGACCTGCGGCAGGCGATCCCGGCCACGGACGTCGCCGCCCCCGAGGAGTGGGGCGCGCTGGGCGTGGCGCTCAGCGTCACCGACGAGGGCGAGCGCGCGAGCTTCGAGCTGCGCTGGGCGCCCAGCGGCGGCGAGTAGCCGGACAGCGGTGACGGCGGTGGCGCGGGGGGAGACCTCCCGCGCCACCGCCGCGTTGTGCTCCGAGGGCTCAGCTGACGACGCGGCGGCGCATCTGGAAGCCCGCCAGGAACCACATCAGGACGATGAAGGCCAGCAGCACGGCGACGTGGCCCAGCGCCGTCCCGGGCGCCAGGCCGCCGAAGACCACCCCGCGGATGAGCTCCACCGCGTGGTAGAGCGGGTTGACCATGGCCGCCGACTGCACCCAGTCGGGCAGCTCGGTGAGCGGGAAGAAGGTCCCGGCCACGAGGAACAGCGGGGTGAACAGGCCGCTGAAGACGTAGTCCATCGACCGCACCGACGTGATGACCGCCGAGATCCAGATGCCGAACAGCGCGAAGGCGAAGCCCGCCAGGAACGCGATGAACGGCACGAGCAGCATGCCGGGGCCGGGCCGCAGCCCGAAGCCGATGGCGACCAGCAGCGGCACGCAGCCGTAGACGCCGGAGCGCATGGCCAGCCACAGCGCCTCGCCGGTGACCAGTTCGCGCACGTCGATCGGGGTGGCGAGGATGCCCTCGTAGGTGTGCAGGAAGCGGCGCTTGATGAAGGTGTTGATGACGGCGGGCATCATCGACTGGAACATCACCGACACCGCCACGATGCCGGTGCCGAGGAAGTCGATGTAGCTGTAGCCGGCCAGCGTGCCGATGAGGGCGCCCATGCCGAAGCCGAAGCACAGCAGGTACAGCGTCGGCTCGACGACCGCCGCGAAGGTGGTCGCCCGCCAGGACTGGCCGTACAGGATCCACTCGCGCGCGACCACGCCCAGCACGGCGTCGGCCTCGAACCGTCCGGGACGCGCGTGGATCTCCGGCCGGGCGTCCTCCCTGGTCTGTCGCAGGGTCATTCCACACTCTCCCCGGTCAGGGTCACGAACACGTCCTCCAGGTTGCTGGCGCGCCTCAGCGGCGTGGCCAGCCGGTCCCGGAGCGACTCGGGCAGTTCCTCGGCGCGCAGGACCGACACGGTGGTGCCGGTGCGCCGGGTGGTGAAGCCGTGGCCGCGGATGAGGGTTTCGAGGGCGTCGATGCCGTCCTCCCCCGGTGTGTACTCCTCCACGGTCGCCCCCGCGTACTTGACGACGAGGTCGGCGGGGGTGCCGCGTTCGACGACCCGGCCCGCCGCCATCAGGGCCACCTCGTCGGAGAGGCGCTCGGCCTCCTCGATGTAGTGCGTGGACATCAGCACGGTGACGCCCTCGGCGCGCAGGGCGTTGATGACGCCCCACAGGTCCTGGCGGACCTGGGGGTCCAGACCGACCGTGGGCTCGTCCATGAGCACGAGTTCGGGCCGGTGCAGGAGGGCGCGGACGATCAGCAGGCGGCGGCGCATGCCGCCGGAGAGGTCGTCCACGAGGGTGTCGCCGCGGTCGCCGAGCTGGGCCAGTCGCATGGCGCGCGCGATGGCCTCGCGGCGCTGCCGGCGGGGGACGCGGTAGAGGAAGGAGAACATCCGCAGGTTCTGCTCGACGGTGAGTTCCTCATCGAGGTTGTCGTGCTGGGGCACGACCCCCATGCGGGCGCGCGCCCACTTCGACTCGGCGGGGATCTCGTGGCCGAGGATGCGGATCTCGCCCTCGTCGGCCAGGCTCTGGGCGGTGAGCATCTTCATCGTGGTGGACTTGCCCGCGCCGTTGGGCCCGAGCAGGCCGAGGACGACACCCTGCGGGACGTCGAGGTCCAGACCGTCGACCGCGGTCAGGGAACCGAAGCGCTTGACGACGCCGCGTAGCAGGAGCGCGGGGACGGCGCTGGAGTCGCTGGGGCCCATGGATGCGCTCCCAGGCACACTCCGGCCCGGATCAGATGAGGTCATGAGGCCACGGTGGCAAATTCGCGGGTGAATATCCACCGAGTTTCCGGCCGGAGGGCGTGAGCCGCGAGCGGGGCCCGGAGACGGGTCGGCGGAGGGACACGGAGACGTGTGGGCCGGCGGGCGGGTCGGGGCGGGACCGGGTTTCTCCAGGAAAACCACTCATAGGAAAATGGCACACTTCTCCAGTCAATCAAAAACAAACCTTACTGTTGACTTGTCGATACGTCAAACATCCAGGCCAGGACCTTTTTTCCAGAGAATGCTTCCGTTTCGTGATGTGATCTGTATAGTCACGATCCACACCTTTCGGGCGGGCTGGAATCCCGGTGGCCCCCACGCCCCCGACTGCTCGGAAGGTGGTCCCCTCCAGCCCGGACGGCCGCGCGGATTCGCGATTCGCGCGGCTTCCCGCTAGTCCACGACTCGAGGAGAACCCCCATGAGATTCGGACGCGTCCTGCGCTCCGCGGCCGTGCTCACCGCCGCCCCCGTGGCGATCGCGGGCCTGGCCGCCGCGCCAGCGGGCGCCCACGGCACCCTGGGCAGCCCGATCAGCCGCATCGCCGCCTGTTTCGAGGAGGGGCCGGAGAACCCGCGGTCCGAGGTCTGTCGTCGGCTCGTCGCCGAGAACGGCACACAGCCGCTCTACGACTGGAACGAGGTCAACATCGCCAACGCCGCCGGGCGGCACCAGGAGATCATCCCCGACGGCGAACTGTGCAGCGCCGGACGCGACAAGTACTCCGGGCTGAACAATCCCGGGGAATGGCGCTCCACGGAAATGCCGTCCGGTGGCGAGTTCACGTTCGAGTACTCGGTCACCGCACCGCACCGCGGCGCCATCGAGTACTACGTCACCACGGACGACTGGGACCCGGCCACCCCGCTGACGTGGGCCGAACTGGAGCCGGAACCGTTCGCCGTGCACCAGGACCCGGTGGCGGAGAACGGCACCTACTCGATCACGGCCGACCTGCCCCGCAAGAGCGGGCAGCACCTGATCTACACCATCTGGCAGCGCTCGGACAGCCCCGAGGCCTTCTACACCTGCTCGGACGTCACCTTCGGCGCGGACGGGGCGGCCCCGGCCACCGAAGCGGCCGGTGACGGCTTCGAGGCCCCCGCCTCCGAGGAGGGCCACGGCGCCGACCACGCCGACCACACCGTCGAGGACGCCGCCGAGGACGCCGCCGACGAGACGGGTTCGGCGGGCGCGGAGACCGGCACCGGAGCCGAGGAGGGCACGGACGGCGCGGAGACCGACACCGCGGTCGGGGCCGACACCGCCGAAGAGGAGCTCGACGCCTCCCCCGCGGCCGCCCACAGCGACCACGGCGGCGGGCAGGCCGAGGCCGCACTGCCCCGGACGGGGAGCGCGGTCACCGGGCTCTTCGCCGCGGCCATCGTCCTGATGGCCTCCGGCGCCGGAGCCATCCACCTGGCCCGCAGGCGCCGCGGACCCGCCGGACCGACCGTCTAGCACGACGCGGGCCGGGCGCGCCCTCGCGCGCGTCCGGCCCGCGTGTCGGTCCTCCGCGCCGCACCGGGAGCGCGAAAAATCCATTGCGCGCTGATCGGTCGCTTCCTAGGATCGGCCGCACCACGACGACCAGACCCGGAAGCGCACCCGCCGACCGGGCCCCAGGAGGCTGTTCATGACCCGGACCGCGCCGAGCGCGCTTCACCACCGTGCGGACGACCTCCGTACCCGGCCGCTCACGGCCCGCTGACGAGGACCGCCACCGCACCGTCGAGAACCGCTCGGCCTGCTCCTGCTGCCTGATTCCGATGTCCAGCAAGGAGTTCCCGGGTGTCCACCACCGAACCCAGCCCCGTCCTGCGCACCGCCACCTTCACCTGTGTGCGCTGCGGTCTGACCACCGCCGTCCTCGACCCTGGGGGCGCGCGGCGCGACCACTGCCCCAGCTGCCTGAGTTCACGCCACGTCGTCGACCAGGTCGAGGGTGGGCCCGCCGACTGCGGCGGCCGCATGGTCCCGATCTCCATCGCCGTCCCGCGCGGCGGCGCGTGGCGCCTCATCCACCGCTGCACCCTGTGCGACGAACTGTCGGAGAGCGCCGTGTCCACGGACGACAACCACCTCGTCCTGATGCGCCTCGCCGTACGGCCGCTCGCCGAGCCGCCCTTCCCGCTCGACCTGTTCGGGGAGGTGTGAGCGTGGGCCGGCGCAACACACGCGGCCGACGGCGCGCCCAGCGCCCGAAGACCGTCCTGCACGCCCACGGCGAGGCCGGGCGGACCGGCTCGTTCCGCTGCGTGCGGTGCCGGCTGGAGATCCCCGCCGACGCACCGGGGACCGCGCACCGCAACCACTGCCCGCACTGCCTGTCCAGCCTGCACGTGGACCGCCGGATCCCCGGCGACCGCGCCGCGGACTGCCGGGGCCGGATGGACGCGGTGAGCATCTCGGCGCGGCCGGACGGCGAATGGATGATCATCCACCGCTGTTCGCGCTGCGGCGGGCTCAGCGCCAACCGGGTCGCGGGCGACGACAACGCACGGGCGCTGGTGCGGATGGCGGTTCGTCCGCTGGCCGCGGCCCGGCCCTCGGCGACGGCCGTCGCCCGGCAGGTGCTGATCGACCTGTGACCACGGGTGGGCGGGCCCGCGCCCGCCCACCCGCCACGCCGCACACCACGACCGACGACCTGGAGGACGCGCATGAGGGGACGGTTGCTCTAGTGTTGACCGACGTGAGTGAGGAACCTTCCCCCGCCAGGCTCCGTGCCTCCGACGCCGACCGTGAACGGGTCCTGAGGGTCCTGCGCGAGGCCACCGCAGACGGCCGTCTGGACCTGGAGGAGTTCGAGGAGCGCTCCTCGCTCGTGCAGGAGGCCCGGACCCTGGGCGAACTGCCCGGCGTGACCGCCGACCTCGTCCCGGCCGACCAGCAGCCCATCCGGCTCGACCCCCAGCCCGTGATCGGCCTGTTCGGACGCGTCGCCCGCCGCGGCCGCTGGGTGGCCGTGCCCAACGAGACGGTCGCGGCCCTCGCAGGCCGCGTCGACGTGGACATGCGCGAAGCGCTCCTGCTGCGCAACCACCACCGGATCGTCGTCCACGCGGTCCTGGGCAGGGTCGAGATCGACGTGCCCGAGGGCGTCGAGGTGCGGATGACCGGCTGGAGCTTCCTCGGTCGGCGCTCCACCAACGCACAGCGGTCCGAGCTGCCGACGCCGCCCGTCGTGGAGATCGACGGGTTCAGCGTGTTCGGCGTCGTCCGTGTGCGGGCGCCCCGCCGGCGGCGTTTCCTCGGCCGGGTCCGGCGCCGCCCACAGCGTGGTATCAGCTCCTGATCACGCGGCTCTCACCTGCACGGATGTCAACATGACACGCGCAACACCATCAACTCAGGGTGAGTGGCACCGTCCTTCTGTGCGTCTGGCAGGCTTGTCTCACAGGTTTTCCCAGGAGAGATGGGCCAGCGATGAGTGAGTTCCGTATCGAGCACGACTCGATGGGTGAGGTCAGGGTTCCCGCCGAGGCCAAGTGGCGGGCCCAGACCCAGCGTGCCGTCGAGAACTTCCCGATCTCGGGCCAGGGCCTGGAGGGCGCCCACATCGCCGCTCTCGGCCAGATCAAGGCCGCCGCCGCCAAGGTCAACGCCGAACTGGGCGTCATCACCGACGCGTTCGGCAAGGCCATCCGCGACGCGGCCCTGGAGGTCGCCGACGGCAAGTGGAACGACGAGTTCCCGATCGACGTCTTCCAGACCGGCTCGGGCACCTCCAGCAACATGAACACCAACGAGGTCGTGGCGACGGTCGCCAAGGAGCGCACCGGTCTCGAGGTGCACCCCAACGACCACGTCAACGCCTCGCAGTCCTCCAACGACGTCTTCCCGTCGTCCATCCACATCGCCGCCACCTCGGCCGTGCAGAACGAGCTGATCCCGGCGCTGCGCCACCTGGAGGGCGAGCTCACCCGCAAGTCCGTCGAGTTCGCGTCCGTCGTCAAGAGCGGCCGC from Nocardiopsis aegyptia harbors:
- a CDS encoding 4-hydroxy-3-methylbut-2-enyl diphosphate reductase; translated protein: MTATTTATNQRRVLLANPRGYCAGVDRAVITVEKALEQYGAPIYVRKQIVHNTHVVRTLEERGAIFVEETEEVPEGAIVVFSAHGVSPAVHEQAERRQLKTIDATCPLVTKVHKEAKRFASEDRDIILIGHIGHEEVEGTSGEAPEHIQIVESPDEVHKVEVRDPDNVSWLSQTTLSVDETTQTVDALRQKFPNLLDPPSDDICYATSNRQDAVKAMAPECELVIVVGSDNSSNSVRLVEVALDAGADAAHLIDNASLMEDAWLEGVTTVGVTSGASVPDILVRELLDKLASHGYGSVSPVTTADETLTFSLPKELRRDLRAE
- a CDS encoding TetR/AcrR family transcriptional regulator yields the protein MDKTDRPEKAVRVSPRGAATRSALLRAAAQVFRTVGFAKAGVSEVVSVAGASVGSLYHHFTGKADLYLALYEEFQQRQQERTHQAVVDARAEGESDPTRLMNIAARAYLLGSIEERDTARLFFSGDGPPGFDYQLRARLTQWSDRNVALFRKADEPVDEALLIVVSGAMLLAVAEVVRRDDADARKLADDITALLSQFERRS
- the glpX gene encoding class II fructose-bisphosphatase gives rise to the protein MSQSASSTAQSSVPDRNLALELVRVTETAALAAARWVGKGDKIGADGAAVRGMRHMISTVSMNGTVVIGEGEKDNAPMLYNGENVGDGGGQGWDVAVDPIDGTTLTAMGMPNAIAVIAMSPRNTMFDPSAVFYMEKLAAGPEAADVVDIAAPVADNIRAVARAKGKSPQDVTVVILDRPRHKQLVQDVRDAGARIKFISDGDVAGAIMAARAGTGVDLLLGIGGTPEGIITACAMKCLGGVIQGRLWPKDEDERAKALAAGHDLGRVLHTDDLVSSDDVFFAATGITDGELVGGVRYEASRVITDSLVMRGRSGTVREVRSEHRLSKLAAYSGVDLTSAP
- a CDS encoding RNHCP domain-containing protein, with product MSTTEPSPVLRTATFTCVRCGLTTAVLDPGGARRDHCPSCLSSRHVVDQVEGGPADCGGRMVPISIAVPRGGAWRLIHRCTLCDELSESAVSTDDNHLVLMRLAVRPLAEPPFPLDLFGEV
- a CDS encoding ABC transporter permease, with protein sequence MTLRQTREDARPEIHARPGRFEADAVLGVVAREWILYGQSWRATTFAAVVEPTLYLLCFGFGMGALIGTLAGYSYIDFLGTGIVAVSVMFQSMMPAVINTFIKRRFLHTYEGILATPIDVRELVTGEALWLAMRSGVYGCVPLLVAIGFGLRPGPGMLLVPFIAFLAGFAFALFGIWISAVITSVRSMDYVFSGLFTPLFLVAGTFFPLTELPDWVQSAAMVNPLYHAVELIRGVVFGGLAPGTALGHVAVLLAFIVLMWFLAGFQMRRRVVS
- a CDS encoding lytic polysaccharide monooxygenase — translated: MRFGRVLRSAAVLTAAPVAIAGLAAAPAGAHGTLGSPISRIAACFEEGPENPRSEVCRRLVAENGTQPLYDWNEVNIANAAGRHQEIIPDGELCSAGRDKYSGLNNPGEWRSTEMPSGGEFTFEYSVTAPHRGAIEYYVTTDDWDPATPLTWAELEPEPFAVHQDPVAENGTYSITADLPRKSGQHLIYTIWQRSDSPEAFYTCSDVTFGADGAAPATEAAGDGFEAPASEEGHGADHADHTVEDAAEDAADETGSAGAETGTGAEEGTDGAETDTAVGADTAEEELDASPAAAHSDHGGGQAEAALPRTGSAVTGLFAAAIVLMASGAGAIHLARRRRGPAGPTV
- a CDS encoding ABC transporter ATP-binding protein: MGPSDSSAVPALLLRGVVKRFGSLTAVDGLDLDVPQGVVLGLLGPNGAGKSTTMKMLTAQSLADEGEIRILGHEIPAESKWARARMGVVPQHDNLDEELTVEQNLRMFSFLYRVPRRQRREAIARAMRLAQLGDRGDTLVDDLSGGMRRRLLIVRALLHRPELVLMDEPTVGLDPQVRQDLWGVINALRAEGVTVLMSTHYIEEAERLSDEVALMAAGRVVERGTPADLVVKYAGATVEEYTPGEDGIDALETLIRGHGFTTRRTGTTVSVLRAEELPESLRDRLATPLRRASNLEDVFVTLTGESVE
- a CDS encoding DUF4245 domain-containing protein, producing the protein MSEYSRSNATFKNYAISLGILVAILLAMAFVVSTRRGEHIPSVDYRPDVDVLREAADYPVTVPAEDLVEQGWTPTSSTLDVTGPVEWSVGFATAADSHARLIQSDDDPASVVSESVEDAEPVGTVAVGGREWEHYESEDWGALVLQGDDMTLVVAGSADVDELAHLAGGLETDAAGTE
- a CDS encoding transcriptional regulator, translated to MSTTTDPADGFDTTIHAPLRLKVCAMLSAADQVEFGTAQEQLQVSASVLSKHVGVLMDKGYLRQSRATRERRRRVWLSLTEQGRSAYEAHVAALRAIVEG